TCGCCCTCCTCGGGGCTGCCCCAGACCACCGTACGGTCCCGGCTCAACTCCAGGGTGATGAAGTCGTACGAGCGCACCGTGACCGTTCTTGTGTCCGCGGCGACTTTTCCGGGGAGTTCGCCCCTGACCCGGACCGCCTCCACAAGGAGCCGGTCCGCGCCGAAACGCCGCAGACTAGGAGACTGGTCCACTGCCAATTCGAGCAGCGGAACAGCCTTGGGTGCCTTGTCCACCGTGGCGAACCGGACACCCTTCGCGTCCACTTCGATGAACTTTGCGCCCTTTTCGAAAAGCAGGACCGGCTTTCGCTCGGTCACTCTCAGACCGATCCCGTGCGGCCATGACCGGACCACATCCACCGAGTCGATACGGGGCAGCTTATGCCGCAGCCGGGCCTCAATGGCGTCCGTATCGACGGAAATCAGCGGTGTCTTGATCGGAACGGCTGCCGCCGCTTCCACTTCACCCGGTGTCAGAACCTCGGTTCCGGTGGTCGTCACACGCTCCACGCGCAGCCATTCGGAGCCGTAAAGCGTCCAGATTCCGCCCGCGAGAAGCACGATGACGGCACTGGCGATCAAAAGGGCGCGGCGGCCGGGGAGGCGCAGCCGCCGGGCCGGGGGACCCTGCCGGGACGGCAGGGGCGACCCGTCCGCCCCGTCGGACGGCCTGCGTGCGCCACGTTCGGCGGTGGTCGGTCCGGCCACGCTCCCCTGCCTCCTCACGCCTTGCGGCGTGCAGCAATCGCCTCGTACACCATGCCGACGAGCAGCTGGTCGGCATCCCTGCGGCCGAACTCGGCGGCCGCACGGGACATCTCGTACAGCCGGTGCGGATCGGCGAGCACCGGAAGGACATGCCCCTGGACCCACTCGGGGGTCAGTTCGGCGTCGTCGACCAGCAGTCCGCCGCCGGCCTTCACCACAGGCTGGGCATTGAGCCGCTGTTCGCCGTTGCCGATCGGCAGCGGTACGTATGCGGCAGGCAGCCCGACGGCGGAGAGTTCGGCGACGGTCATCGCGCCCGCGCGGCAGAGCATCATGTCGGCCGCGGCGTACGCGAGGTCCATCCGGTCCACGTACGGTACCGGGATGTAGGGCGGCATACCGGGCATGTTGTCCACGCGCGGCAGTTCGTTCTTCGGACCGACCGCGTGCAGGATCTGGATGCCGGAGCGCTGCAGCACCGGAGCGATCTGCTGGATCACCTCGTTGAGGCGGCGGGCGCCCTGCGAGCCGCCGGACACCAGCAGCGTCGGCAGGTTGGGGTCGAGACCGAAGGCGGCGCGTGCCTCGGGGCGCACCCGCGCGCGGTCGAGGGTGGCGATGGTGTGGCGCAGCGGGATGCCGATGTAGCGGGAGTTGCGCAGCTTGCTGTCGGGGGTGGCGACGGCCACGCCCGCGGCGTACCGCGAACCGATCTTGTTGGCCAGGCCGGGCCGGGCGTTGGCCTCGTGGACCACGATCGGCACCCCGAGCCGCTTGGCGGCCAGATAGCCGGGCAGCGCGACATAGCCGCCGAAGCCGACGACGCAGTCCGCCTTCGTACGCTCCAGGATCTGCTCGGCGGCCTTGATGGTGCCGCGCAGTCGTCCGGGGACCGTGATCAGCTCAGGGGTAGGCCTGCGCGGCAGCGGAACGGCAGGGATGAGCGCCAGCTCGTATCCCCGCTCGGGTACGAGCCTGGTCTCGAGCCCCTTCTCCGTGCCGAGGGCCGTGATTCCCACGGTCGGGTCCTGCCTGCGCAGGGCGTCCGCGAGGGCGAGCGCGGGCTCGATATGGCCGGCGGTCCCCCCACCGGCGAGTACGACATGCACCGAAATTCACCGCTCTCCGGACGGACGCTTCTTGGCGCGCCGTCTGATCGTCTTCCATCTCACCCCGGGCCTCCGCATGGCCAGGGCCGCCCTCGCGGCGGGATCCTCTCGCGCGAAGGCAATCAGCAGCCCCACCGCGAACATGGTCGGCAGGAGGGCCGACCCTCCGTAGGAGAACAGCGGGAGCGGGACACCGGCGATCGGCAGCAGACCGAGCACCGCACCGATGTTGACCACGGCCTGAGCCGTGATCCAGGTGGTCACACCTCCCGCCGCGTACCTCACGAAGGGGTCCTCCGTGCATCCGGCCACGCGGATACCCGCATAGCCTAGAGCCGCGAAGAGGGCGAGCACCGACAGCGTCCCCGCCAGGCCCAGTTCCTCCCCGGCGATGGCGAAGATGAAATCGGTGTGAGGTTCGGGGAGTTGACCCCATTTTTCCACACTTGCACCCAGGCCGGAACCGAACCATCCGCCAGAGGCAAGAGCATAGATGCCGTGCACGGCCTGCCAGCACTCGCCTTGGGGGCCGAGGTCGATGGCGCCGATGCAGGAGAGCCGTGACATGCGGTTCTCGTTGGTCTTGATCAGTACGAAGCCGACGAAGCCGGCGATGGCGAGCACACCGGCGAAGAGCCGGGTCGGCGCTCCGGCCAGCCACAACAGGCCGAAGAGGATCGCGGTGAGGATGATCGCCGTACCCATGTCGCCGCCGAGCATGATCAGACCGAGCAGCATGAAGGCGACCGGGACGAGCGGCACGAGCATGTGCTTCCACTGGGTCAGCAGCCGCCTGTCCTGTTTACGGGCGAGCAGATCGGCGCCCCACAGGATCAGCGCCAGCTTGCCGAACTCACTGGGCTGGAGCTGGAACGGGCCGCCGAGATAGATCCAGTTCTGGTTGCCGTTGACCGCATGTCCTATCCCGGGGACCTGGACGAGCACCATCAGGAAGACGGCGCCCATGAGGAGCGGGTAGGACAGGGCCCGGTGCAGGGTGACGGGCATCCGCGACGCGACCAGGAGCAGCACGGTGCCGATCGCCGCGGCGAGGAACTGCTTGCGGAAGAAGTACGAGGCGGGGAGCGAGAGCTCCAGCGCCTTGATCATCGAGGCGGAGTACACCATGACCAGGCCGAGGACGGTGATCAGGAGGCTGCTGCCGAGGATGAGGTAGTACGCGGTCAGCGGCCGGTCCCAGGCCCGGCGCGCCTGCTCGTACAGCCGCCGGAGGCCGCGGCCGCGGGGCGGTCGCGGCGGGCTGGGCCTGCGGTCGGTGCCGCGGGCGACGGCTGGGCGGCGTACGGCTCCCCCGGCGCGGCCCCGCAGCGCGAGCCCGGGGAGGCCGACAGCGGCGCGTGCGGGCCCGTCCGGCGACAGCTTCGTCCTCAATCTCCCCCGGCTACCGCTGGGAGGTGCCCCCACGGGCTGGATATCCATGCTGGCTGTCCCCTCCAGGTGTGCGCGGCGCGGCAGCGCGGGGGTCGGGCCGGTCAGGCGCGTTCTGCGAGTGCGCGGACCGCGTCCGCGAACGCCTCGCCTCGCTTGTTGTAGTTGGCGAACATGTCCATCGAGGCACACGCCGGGGCCAGCAGAACCGTATCCCCGGGCCGGGCGAGCCCTGCTGCTTCCCGGACCGCCGCCGACATCGCCCCAGTGTCTGTCCGGTCGAGGTCGACGACCGGGACCTCCGGGGCGTGTCGCGCGAGGGCTTCGGCGATCAGGGCGCGGTCCGCTCCGATCAGTACGACTCCGCGCAGTCGCTTTGCCGACCTCTCCACGAGCTCGTCGAAGGTCGCCCCCTTGGCCAGGCCGCCCGCGATCCACACGATCGGGTCGTAGGCCGCCAGGGAGGCCTCCGCGGCATGGGTGTTGGTGGCTTTGGAGTCGTCGATGTACGCCACACCGGCCACGTCCTGGACGTGCTCGATGCGGTGCGGGTCGGGGCGGAAGGCCCGCAGTCCGTCGCGTACGGCGGCGGGCGGGACGCCGAAGGCGCGGGCGAGCGCGGCCGCCGCGAGGGCGTTGGCGATGTTGTGCGGGGCCGGCGGCCTGACGTCCGCGACCTCCGCGAGCTCCTGGGCCTGCTTGTGCCGGTTGTCCACGAAGGCGCGGTCGACCAGGATGCCGTCGACAACGCCGAGTTGGGAGGGGCCGGGCGTGCCGAGGGTGAAGCCGATCGCCCGGCAGCCCTCCTCGACGTCGGCCTCGCGCACCAGGTCCTCGGTCGCCTTGTCGTCGGCGTTGTAGACACAGGCGACCGTGTTGCCCTCGTAGATACGGCCCTTGTCGGCGGCGTACGCCTCCATGGAGCCGTGCCAGTCGAGGTGGTCCGGCGCCAGGTTGAGCACGGCGGCCGAGTGGGCGCGCAGCGAGGGCGCCCAGTGCAGCTGGTAGCTGGAGAGTTCGACGGCGAGTACGTCGTACGTCGTATCGCCGAGGACCGCGTCGAGCAGCGAGACGCCGATGTTGCCGACGGCAGCCGTGCGCAGGCCCGCGGCCTCGAGGATCGAGGCGAGCATGCGTACGGTCGTGGTCTTGCCGTTGGTGCCGGTGACCGCGAGCCAGGGAGCGGCGTCCGGACCCCGCAGGCGCCACGCCAGCTCCACGTCGCCCCATACCGGGACGCCCGCCTCGGTGGCGGCCAGGAAGAGCGGCTTGGCCGGCTTCCAGCCGGGCGTGGTGACGATGAGCTCGGTACCGGCGGGCAGGGAAGATCCGTCGCCGAGGCGGACGGTGATCCCCTCCGCCTCCAGCTCGGCCGCCTGCGTACGGGAGCGCTCGTCGTCCCCGTCGTTGACGACCGTGACGACGGCACCGAGGCCGTGCAGCACCCGGGCGGCGGGGATGCCGCTCACGCCGAGTCCCGCGACGGTGACCTTCTTGCCCTGCCAGGTGCTCACTTGTCGGCTGCCCATCCCGCGTAGAAGAGGCCCAGACTCACGATCACGCACATGCCCTGGATGATCCAGAACCTGACCACCACAAGGACTTCGGACCACCCCTTGAGTTCGAAGTGGTGCTGGAGCGGCGCCATCCGGAAGACCCGCTTGCCGGTCATCTTGAAGGAGCCGACCTGGATGACCACCGACATGGTGATCATCACGAAGAGGCCGCCGAGGAGGGCCAGCAGCAGCTCCGTACGGGAGCAGATCGCCAGACCCGCGAGCGCGCCGCCCAGGGCGAGCGAGCCGGTGTCACCCATGAAGATCTTGGCAGGTGAGGTGTTCCACCACAGGAAGCCGAAGCATGCGCCCATCAGGGCGGAGGCGACGACCGCGAGGTCGAGTGGATCGCGTACCTCGAAGCAGGCGTTGGGGTTGGTCAGCGTCACCGCGTTGGCGCAGGACTCCTGGAACTGCCAGAGCCCGATGAAGGTGTACGCCCCGAAGACCATCACCGACGCACCGGTGGCCAGGCCGTCCAGACCGTCCGTCAGGTTCACGCCGTTCGACATGGCGAGAATCATGAACAGCGCCCAGAGGACGAAGATCACCGGGCCGATGGACCAGCCGAAGTCCGTGATGAACGAAAGCTTCGTGGAGGCCGGGGTGTTGCCCCGGTTGTCCGCGAACTGCAGCGACAGCACGGCGAAGGCGATGCCGACGATCAGCTGTCCCGCCATCTTCGCCTTGGCCCGCAGACCGAGCGAGCGCTGCTTGACGATCTTGATGTAGTCGTCCAGGAAGCCGACCACGCCCATGCCGCCCATCAGGAAGAGCACCAGCACACCCGAGAACGTCGGGTCCTCGCCGGTGATCACCTTGGCCAGGGCGTACGCGATGAACGTGGCCAGGATGAAGGAGATACCGCCCATGGTGGGCGTGCCCTTCTTGCTTCCGTGGCTGCGCGGGCCGTCGTCCCGGATGAACTGCCCGTAACCCTTGCGGGCAAGGAGCTTGATCAGCAGCGGGGTTCCGACCAGGGTCAGGAAGAGCCCGATGGCTCCCGCGAAGAGGATCTGCCTCATCGGCCGGTGACCTCACCCTCGGTCGTGTTCTCGAGCAGTGCCTGGGCGACCCGCTCGAGCCCGACCGACCTGGAAGCCTTCACCAGCACGACGTCTCCCGGACGCAGCTCACTGCGCAACAGGTCGACCGCCGCCTGCGCGTCGGACACGTGCACCGACTCCTCACCCCACGAACCCTCGTTATATGCGCCCAGTTGCAGCCAGGACGCTTCCCTGCCCCCGACTGCGACGAGCTTGCTGACGTTGAGCCGGACAGCGAGCCGTCCGACCGCGTCGTGCTCGGCGAGCGCCTCGTCGCCGAGCTCGGCCATCTGGCCGAGCACCGCCCAGGTCCGCCGCCCCCGGCCCATGGCAGCGAGCGCACGCAGTGCGGCTCTCATGGACTCGGGGTTCGCGTTGTAGGCGTCATTGACGATCGTCACGCCGTCCGGACGCTCGGTGACCTCCATGCGCCAGCGGGAGAGGGTGCCCGCCTCGGAGAGCGCGAGGGCGATCTCGTCGACGGACATGCCCAGCTCATGGGCGACGGCGGCCGCGGCGAGCGCGTTCGACACGTGGTGCTCACCGTACAGCCGCATGGTCACGTCACTGCACCCGGTGGGGGTGTGGAGCGTGAAGGCGGGCTGTCCGTGCTCGGTGAGCCGGACATTCTCGGCACGTACGTCGGCGTCCGCGGCCTCTCCGAAGAGGACCACACGGGCCTTGGTACGGGAGGACATGGCGCGTACGAGGGGGTCGTCGGCGTTGAGCACGGCGACTCCGTCCTCGGGCAGACACTCGACGATCTCGCCCTTGGCCTCGGCGATCTGCTCACGGCCGCCGAACTCGCCGATGTGGGCGGTGCCGACGTTCAGTACGAGAGAGACCTTCGGCGGGACCAGGCCGCTGAGATAGCGGATGTCGCCGATGTAGCGGGCGCCCATTTCGAGGACGAGGTGCTCGGTGTCCTCGACGGCCCGCAGCGCGGTCAGCGGCAGGCCGATCTCGTTGTTCAGATTGCCCGCCGGGTAGACCGTGGGGCCCTTGCGCTCGAGGAGTTGGGCGATGAGGTCCTTGGTGCTGGTCTTGCCGGAGGAGCCGGTGAGCGCGACGGCGGTGGTGCCGAGGCGTTCGACGATGGTGCGGGCGAGGGCTCCGAGCGCGACGGTGACGTCGGGCACCACGATCGCGGGTACGCCGACGGGGCGGGTGGCGAGTACGGCCGCCGCACCTGCCGCCACCGCGCTCCGTGCGTAGTCGTGGCCGTCGACGTGCTCGCCGGCGAAGGCGGCGAAGAGGCTGCCGGGCCGGACCGCGCGGGAGTCGATGACGACGGGACCGGTGACCCGTACGGCCGGATCCGGTATGTCGTACGACTGCCCGCCGACGATTTCGGCGATCTCGGCGAGGGAGAGGGCGATCACTGGGTCATCCCTGACTGTTCTCGATTGCTGCGCGAAGTACCTGACGGTCGTCGAAGGGGCGGACCACTCCGGCGATGTCCTGGCCCTGCTCGTGGCCCTTGCCCGCGATCAGCACGGTGTCGCCCGGGCGTGCGCGGGCGACGGCCGCCGCGATGGCCGCTGCCCGATCGGCCTCCACCAGGACGTCGCCGCGCTCATGGATCGGCACCTCGGCGGCGCCCGCGAGCATCGCGGCGAGGATCGCGAGCGGGTCCTCGGAGCGGGGGTTGTCGGAGGTCAGCACGGCGGTGTCGGCGAGGCGGGCGGCGGCCGCGCCCATCGGGCCGCGCTTGGTCACATCCCGGTCGCCGCCGCAGCCGAGCACGATGTGCACCTTGCCCTCGGTGACCTTGCGCAGGGAGCGCAGGACCGATTCGACGGCGTCCGTCTTGTGGGCGTAGTCGACGACGGCGAGGTACGGCTGGCCCGCGTCGACGCGCTCCAGGCGGCCCGGCACGCCGGGGACGGCGGCGATGCCGTCGGCGGCGGTCTGCGGGTCGATGCCGGCGACGGCGAGGGTGACGACGGCCGCCAGGGTGTTGGCGACGTTGAAGGGTCCTGGCAGCGGGGCCCGGGCGCGGATGCGCTCGCCCTCAGGGCCGACCGCGGTGAAAATCGAGCCGACTGCGCTGATTTCAACGTTCTCGGCCCGCCAGTCGGCGTCCGGGTGGCCCTCGGCGGAGAAGGTGGTGACCGGGACGGTCGCTTCCTTGACCAGCCTGCGGCCGTGCTCGTCATCGAAGTTGACGACCCCGAGCCTGCTGCGGCGCGGGGTGAACAGCTGAGCCTTCGCCTGGAAGTAGTCCTCCATGCCGGAGTGGAATTCCATGTGCTCGGGGCTGAGGTTGTTGAAGACGGCGACGTCGAAGACGCAGCCGTCGACCCGGCCGAGCACGAGGGCGTGGCTGGAGACCTCCATGGCGACCGAGTCGACGCCACGCTCGCGCATGACGGCGAACAGTGCCTGGAGATCGGTGGCCTCGGGGGTGGTGCGCTCGGACTTGATGCGCTCGTCGCCGATACGCATCTCGACCGTGCCGATCAGACCGGTCGAGCGGCCCGCCCTCCGGAGCCCGCCCTCGACGAGATACGCCGTGGTGGTCTTGCCGGAGGTGCCGGTGATCCCGATCTGGAGCAGGTCCTCGCCGGGATGCCCGTAGATCTCGGCTGCCAGCTCGCCCATACGGCCGCGCGGGTTCTCGGTGACCAGGACCGGCAGGCCGGTCGCGGCGGCGCGCTCGGCACCCGCCGGGTCGGTGAGGATCGCGGCAGCCCCGAGGTCGGCGGCCTGCGCGGCGAAGTCGGCGCCGTGGAAGCGGGCGCCCGGCAGGGCCGCGTACACGTCACCGGGGCGTACCGCCCGGGAGTCGTGGGTGATGCCGGTGACCTCACCGGGGGCCGGGCTCTTCGCGCCCAGCCGGGCGGCCAGCTCCCCGAGCGGGGTCGGGCGGGGCCGGTCCGGACGGGGCGCTCCCGGGTGCCCCGCGCGGACGTCCGGCTGGGCGGTTCGGTACTGATCAGCGTGTGACACGGCGGTGAGCGTACCCGGCGCACCCGGCCCGGGCGAAAAGGAGGGGGCCTTGCGGGTACTGCGGTCCGGGCGGTTCCCGGAATCGGAGGTGATCGTTGTCACTGGTGGTTCCTCCGGGTCACTCGCCGGGTTCGAAGGTGACGGGCAGCCGGGCGGGAGTACTGCCGGTCGGTGCGACCTGGAGGGTCTTGAGGGCGAACTCCATGACCTTCTGATAGATCGGGCCGCAGATCTGGCCGCCGAAGTAGCTGCCCTTGGTGGGGTTCTGGATGGCGCAGTAGACGGTGATCCGCGGCTGGTCGGCGGGCGCGAAGCCGGCGAAGGAGGCGGTGTAGCCCTTATAGCGGCCGAGCTCCGGATCGACGCGGTTGGCCGTTCCGGTCTTGCCCGCGACGCGGTAGCCGGGGATACGAGCCCTGGTGCCCGTACCTTCCTCGTCGTCGACGACCGACTCCAGCATGGTGGCCAGCGTCTTGGCGGTCGCCTCGCTGACCACGCGCGTCTTCTTGGGGGCGGCGGCCGGGGTGAACCGCCCGTCGGGCCCCTTGGTGCCGCGGATCAGGGTGGGTTCGACGCGTACACCGCCGTTGGCGATCGTCGAGTAGACGGAGGCCGCCTGCATGGCGCTGAGCGAGAGGCCCTGGCCGAACGGGATCGTGTACTGCTGCGAGGTGGACCAGTCCTGCGGCTTGGCGAGGATGCCGGGCGTCTCGCCCGGATAACCGAGCCCGCTCGGGCTGCCCAGGCCGAATTTCCGCAGGTAGGAGTAGAGCACCTGGTTGGCCGCCGGCTGGGTCTTGCCGAGCTGGCCGGTCGCCAGGATCGTGCCGATGTTGCTGGACTTGGAAAGTACGCCGTTGAGCGTGAGGTTCCAGGTGGGGTGGTCGATGTCGTCCTTGAAGAGCCGGTCGCCGCGGTGCAGCCGGTTGGGGACGACGACATGGGTGGCGGGCGTGGCGGCCTTCTCCTCCAGCACGGCGGCCATGGACATCACCTTGGCGGTGGAGCCCGGCTCGTACGCGTCCTGGAGCGCGGCATTGCCCATGGCAGCCGAATTGGCCTGGGAGAGGTCGTTGGGGTCGAAGCCGGGCGCGTTGGCCATGGCGAGGACCTCGCCGGTCTGGGTGTTCTGCACCATCACGTAGCCGCGGTCGGCCTTGGACTTCTTCACCTGCTCGGCGATGGCCTGCTGGGCGGCCCACTGGATGTCGCGGTCGATGGTCAGCTCGATATCCGAGCCGGGGACCGCGGGGACCTCACGGGAGCCCGCGGTGGGGACTCGCCGGCCGCCGGACTGGGCGTAGGTGATCTGCCCGTCCTGGCCCGCGAGCGCCTTGTCGAGCATGGACTCGACGCCGCCGCCTCCCCTGCCCTCACCGTTGACGTAACCCAGTATCCCGGCGGCGAGATCGCCGTTGGGGTAGACGCGTTTGCTGCTGGGCTCCTGGAAGACGCCGAGGAGCACATTGGCGCCGGAGCCGCCCTTGTGCTTGTCGGCCCGGGCCTTCTCGGCGAAGACGCCCTTGAGGTCCTTGATCTGGTTCCAGACCTGGGGGGTCTGGCGGCGGGCCAGCACGGTGTAGCGGGACTTGGGGGTCCCGAGCTTCTTGGCGAGCTCGGAGACGTCCTTGCCGAGGATCGGGGCGAGCAGCGCGGCCGCCTGTTCCGGCGCGTCGGGAGCCTTGCTCTCCTTCGGCGTGAACAGCTGCGGGTCGGCGGTGATGTCGTACGCGTCGACGCTGGTGGCCAGGGCGATGCCGGCCCGGTCGGTGATCTCGCCGCGCTCGGCAGTGAGCTTGTGGCTGAAGTAGCGATCCTTCTCGGCCTTGGCGGCGTACGCGCTCGCGTCGACGGCCTGGACCTGGAGCAGCCGGACGACGAAGGCGAGCATCACGAGGGTCAGGCCGAGGCTGACCAGCCGCAGCCGGGGGCGGGGGCTGCCGAGCCGGATCGGGCGCGG
The Streptomyces lunaelactis genome window above contains:
- a CDS encoding cell division protein FtsQ/DivIB, producing MAGPTTAERGARRPSDGADGSPLPSRQGPPARRLRLPGRRALLIASAVIVLLAGGIWTLYGSEWLRVERVTTTGTEVLTPGEVEAAAAVPIKTPLISVDTDAIEARLRHKLPRIDSVDVVRSWPHGIGLRVTERKPVLLFEKGAKFIEVDAKGVRFATVDKAPKAVPLLELAVDQSPSLRRFGADRLLVEAVRVRGELPGKVAADTRTVTVRSYDFITLELSRDRTVVWGSPEEGEAKARALTALMKAAPKARHFDVSAPTAPAASGS
- the murG gene encoding undecaprenyldiphospho-muramoylpentapeptide beta-N-acetylglucosaminyltransferase: MHVVLAGGGTAGHIEPALALADALRRQDPTVGITALGTEKGLETRLVPERGYELALIPAVPLPRRPTPELITVPGRLRGTIKAAEQILERTKADCVVGFGGYVALPGYLAAKRLGVPIVVHEANARPGLANKIGSRYAAGVAVATPDSKLRNSRYIGIPLRHTIATLDRARVRPEARAAFGLDPNLPTLLVSGGSQGARRLNEVIQQIAPVLQRSGIQILHAVGPKNELPRVDNMPGMPPYIPVPYVDRMDLAYAAADMMLCRAGAMTVAELSAVGLPAAYVPLPIGNGEQRLNAQPVVKAGGGLLVDDAELTPEWVQGHVLPVLADPHRLYEMSRAAAEFGRRDADQLLVGMVYEAIAARRKA
- the ftsW gene encoding putative lipid II flippase FtsW, which gives rise to MRGRAGGAVRRPAVARGTDRRPSPPRPPRGRGLRRLYEQARRAWDRPLTAYYLILGSSLLITVLGLVMVYSASMIKALELSLPASYFFRKQFLAAAIGTVLLLVASRMPVTLHRALSYPLLMGAVFLMVLVQVPGIGHAVNGNQNWIYLGGPFQLQPSEFGKLALILWGADLLARKQDRRLLTQWKHMLVPLVPVAFMLLGLIMLGGDMGTAIILTAILFGLLWLAGAPTRLFAGVLAIAGFVGFVLIKTNENRMSRLSCIGAIDLGPQGECWQAVHGIYALASGGWFGSGLGASVEKWGQLPEPHTDFIFAIAGEELGLAGTLSVLALFAALGYAGIRVAGCTEDPFVRYAAGGVTTWITAQAVVNIGAVLGLLPIAGVPLPLFSYGGSALLPTMFAVGLLIAFAREDPAARAALAMRRPGVRWKTIRRRAKKRPSGER
- the murD gene encoding UDP-N-acetylmuramoyl-L-alanine--D-glutamate ligase, coding for MGSRQVSTWQGKKVTVAGLGVSGIPAARVLHGLGAVVTVVNDGDDERSRTQAAELEAEGITVRLGDGSSLPAGTELIVTTPGWKPAKPLFLAATEAGVPVWGDVELAWRLRGPDAAPWLAVTGTNGKTTTVRMLASILEAAGLRTAAVGNIGVSLLDAVLGDTTYDVLAVELSSYQLHWAPSLRAHSAAVLNLAPDHLDWHGSMEAYAADKGRIYEGNTVACVYNADDKATEDLVREADVEEGCRAIGFTLGTPGPSQLGVVDGILVDRAFVDNRHKQAQELAEVADVRPPAPHNIANALAAAALARAFGVPPAAVRDGLRAFRPDPHRIEHVQDVAGVAYIDDSKATNTHAAEASLAAYDPIVWIAGGLAKGATFDELVERSAKRLRGVVLIGADRALIAEALARHAPEVPVVDLDRTDTGAMSAAVREAAGLARPGDTVLLAPACASMDMFANYNKRGEAFADAVRALAERA
- the mraY gene encoding phospho-N-acetylmuramoyl-pentapeptide-transferase, translating into MRQILFAGAIGLFLTLVGTPLLIKLLARKGYGQFIRDDGPRSHGSKKGTPTMGGISFILATFIAYALAKVITGEDPTFSGVLVLFLMGGMGVVGFLDDYIKIVKQRSLGLRAKAKMAGQLIVGIAFAVLSLQFADNRGNTPASTKLSFITDFGWSIGPVIFVLWALFMILAMSNGVNLTDGLDGLATGASVMVFGAYTFIGLWQFQESCANAVTLTNPNACFEVRDPLDLAVVASALMGACFGFLWWNTSPAKIFMGDTGSLALGGALAGLAICSRTELLLALLGGLFVMITMSVVIQVGSFKMTGKRVFRMAPLQHHFELKGWSEVLVVVRFWIIQGMCVIVSLGLFYAGWAADK
- a CDS encoding UDP-N-acetylmuramoyl-tripeptide--D-alanyl-D-alanine ligase, which gives rise to MIALSLAEIAEIVGGQSYDIPDPAVRVTGPVVIDSRAVRPGSLFAAFAGEHVDGHDYARSAVAAGAAAVLATRPVGVPAIVVPDVTVALGALARTIVERLGTTAVALTGSSGKTSTKDLIAQLLERKGPTVYPAGNLNNEIGLPLTALRAVEDTEHLVLEMGARYIGDIRYLSGLVPPKVSLVLNVGTAHIGEFGGREQIAEAKGEIVECLPEDGVAVLNADDPLVRAMSSRTKARVVLFGEAADADVRAENVRLTEHGQPAFTLHTPTGCSDVTMRLYGEHHVSNALAAAAVAHELGMSVDEIALALSEAGTLSRWRMEVTERPDGVTIVNDAYNANPESMRAALRALAAMGRGRRTWAVLGQMAELGDEALAEHDAVGRLAVRLNVSKLVAVGGREASWLQLGAYNEGSWGEESVHVSDAQAAVDLLRSELRPGDVVLVKASRSVGLERVAQALLENTTEGEVTGR
- a CDS encoding UDP-N-acetylmuramoyl-L-alanyl-D-glutamate--2,6-diaminopimelate ligase, whose amino-acid sequence is MTTITSDSGNRPDRSTRKAPSFSPGPGAPGTLTAVSHADQYRTAQPDVRAGHPGAPRPDRPRPTPLGELAARLGAKSPAPGEVTGITHDSRAVRPGDVYAALPGARFHGADFAAQAADLGAAAILTDPAGAERAAATGLPVLVTENPRGRMGELAAEIYGHPGEDLLQIGITGTSGKTTTAYLVEGGLRRAGRSTGLIGTVEMRIGDERIKSERTTPEATDLQALFAVMRERGVDSVAMEVSSHALVLGRVDGCVFDVAVFNNLSPEHMEFHSGMEDYFQAKAQLFTPRRSRLGVVNFDDEHGRRLVKEATVPVTTFSAEGHPDADWRAENVEISAVGSIFTAVGPEGERIRARAPLPGPFNVANTLAAVVTLAVAGIDPQTAADGIAAVPGVPGRLERVDAGQPYLAVVDYAHKTDAVESVLRSLRKVTEGKVHIVLGCGGDRDVTKRGPMGAAAARLADTAVLTSDNPRSEDPLAILAAMLAGAAEVPIHERGDVLVEADRAAAIAAAVARARPGDTVLIAGKGHEQGQDIAGVVRPFDDRQVLRAAIENSQG
- a CDS encoding peptidoglycan D,D-transpeptidase FtsI family protein, producing MPSKEPPRRRVPSPARRPSARPALRRSRPAQRSTPRPIRLGSPRPRLRLVSLGLTLVMLAFVVRLLQVQAVDASAYAAKAEKDRYFSHKLTAERGEITDRAGIALATSVDAYDITADPQLFTPKESKAPDAPEQAAALLAPILGKDVSELAKKLGTPKSRYTVLARRQTPQVWNQIKDLKGVFAEKARADKHKGGSGANVLLGVFQEPSSKRVYPNGDLAAGILGYVNGEGRGGGGVESMLDKALAGQDGQITYAQSGGRRVPTAGSREVPAVPGSDIELTIDRDIQWAAQQAIAEQVKKSKADRGYVMVQNTQTGEVLAMANAPGFDPNDLSQANSAAMGNAALQDAYEPGSTAKVMSMAAVLEEKAATPATHVVVPNRLHRGDRLFKDDIDHPTWNLTLNGVLSKSSNIGTILATGQLGKTQPAANQVLYSYLRKFGLGSPSGLGYPGETPGILAKPQDWSTSQQYTIPFGQGLSLSAMQAASVYSTIANGGVRVEPTLIRGTKGPDGRFTPAAAPKKTRVVSEATAKTLATMLESVVDDEEGTGTRARIPGYRVAGKTGTANRVDPELGRYKGYTASFAGFAPADQPRITVYCAIQNPTKGSYFGGQICGPIYQKVMEFALKTLQVAPTGSTPARLPVTFEPGE